Proteins encoded in a region of the Lysobacterales bacterium genome:
- a CDS encoding glycosyltransferase family 2 protein, whose translation MSTEPAAVGAPRTLPRAVDLAVLIVSHDSNDVLPSCLDALAAQCGIALEVVVVDNASAVPPAAHPRLDQLIRNPDNPGFAVACNQAAVRASADWLLFLNPDCFPGPNDLAALLALAEQANAEGRLGALGAQLLEADGSAQAASYRYDPTPVRLLAALRRGRAAIEPAPPRTGEMLDVEAISGALMLLPRAAFDAVGGFDAGYRLHFEDLDLCRRLRQHGLRVRFAPMPRITHLKGTSSRRRPLWVAWQKHRGWRRYFERFDAHSLGVPARWGFRLLLWLALPGLLLRALKPSP comes from the coding sequence GTGAGCACAGAGCCTGCCGCTGTGGGCGCGCCGCGCACGCTCCCGCGTGCGGTCGACCTCGCGGTGCTGATCGTCAGCCATGACAGCAACGATGTGCTGCCGAGTTGCCTCGATGCGCTGGCTGCGCAGTGCGGCATTGCGCTCGAAGTCGTGGTCGTCGACAACGCCTCTGCCGTGCCACCGGCGGCGCATCCGCGGCTTGACCAGCTGATCCGCAATCCCGACAACCCGGGCTTTGCGGTCGCCTGCAACCAGGCAGCGGTGCGGGCGAGCGCGGATTGGCTGCTTTTCCTCAATCCCGACTGCTTTCCGGGCCCGAACGATCTTGCGGCCCTGCTCGCGCTCGCTGAGCAGGCCAACGCTGAGGGTCGCCTGGGCGCACTGGGGGCGCAGCTGCTTGAGGCCGATGGCAGCGCCCAGGCGGCCTCCTATCGATACGACCCGACGCCTGTGCGACTGCTGGCGGCTCTGCGCCGCGGTCGCGCCGCGATTGAACCGGCGCCGCCCAGGACGGGCGAGATGCTGGACGTCGAGGCCATTTCCGGGGCTCTGATGCTGCTGCCGCGCGCGGCTTTCGATGCGGTGGGCGGCTTCGATGCCGGCTATCGTTTGCACTTCGAGGATCTCGACCTGTGCCGGCGCCTGCGTCAGCACGGACTGCGCGTGCGGTTCGCGCCGATGCCGCGCATCACCCACCTCAAGGGCACCAGCAGCCGCCGCCGTCCGCTGTGGGTGGCCTGGCAGAAGCACCGCGGCTGGCGCCGCTACTTCGAGCGCTTCGATGCACACTCGCTGGGCGTGCCGGCACGCTGGGGTTTTCGTCTGCTGCTCTGGCTGGCGCTGCCGGGGCTGCTGCTGCGCGCGCTGAAGCCCTCCCCCTGA
- a CDS encoding SLC13 family permease codes for MVAGLPLDMWLVMGLMAFTMGMFVWERVRQDVTALLVLVCLGLFGLVPVEQLFDGFAGDAVISVIATMILGAGLDRTGLLNRVAVWLLRKSKGYEERLVLLSSSVAGLVSSVMQNPSVTALFLPVAARLSARTGVSLGRLLLPIAVCVVMGGALTMVGSSPLILLNDLLVAANRNLPSGVASLEPLPIFAPLPIGLALLLMALLFFRLFGARLLGQGEDKGVAPGRTDSYFARAYGIEGDVYELTVTSDSPLVGMSVLEAESMRGAPLLLALKSGNEARLAPPADEMIWVGSVLGVMGPREQVADYAQNNLLRLQARLRNFADLFNPSRAGISEAVIPPNSQLIGQTLEDLHLRKRLGISVLAINRGNEVYREAIRRTPLRAGDLLVFHSFWRDLGSAASSRDFVVVTDYPKDEQRPHKLWHALFCFALALTLALSSEVAVPVALMTGVVGMLLLGVINMDEAYASVNWKTVFIMACLIPLGWAVDSSGVANFVASQTLEHFGHLPSWALLGVLGLITTAMAMVISNVGATVIMVPMAINIAISTGAAPIQFAVVVALSASNNFLTGSNPVLAMVSGAAGYRVRDLLKVGLPLSLLYLGLVLGMSYLVF; via the coding sequence ATGGTCGCCGGCCTCCCGCTCGATATGTGGCTGGTGATGGGCCTGATGGCCTTCACCATGGGCATGTTCGTGTGGGAGCGCGTCCGCCAGGACGTCACTGCCCTGCTGGTGCTGGTTTGCCTGGGCCTGTTTGGGCTGGTGCCGGTGGAGCAGCTGTTCGATGGCTTCGCCGGCGACGCGGTGATCAGCGTGATAGCCACCATGATCCTCGGCGCGGGGCTCGACCGCACCGGCCTTCTGAACCGCGTCGCGGTCTGGTTGCTGCGCAAGTCGAAGGGCTACGAGGAACGACTCGTGCTGCTGTCGAGCAGCGTCGCGGGGCTGGTGTCCTCGGTGATGCAGAACCCCTCGGTGACCGCGCTGTTCCTGCCGGTGGCCGCGCGCCTCTCGGCACGTACCGGCGTGTCGCTGGGCCGGCTGCTGCTGCCGATCGCGGTCTGTGTGGTCATGGGCGGCGCGCTGACCATGGTCGGCAGCTCGCCGCTGATCCTGCTGAACGATCTGCTGGTCGCAGCCAACCGCAACCTGCCTTCGGGCGTGGCTTCGCTGGAGCCCCTGCCGATCTTCGCGCCGCTGCCGATCGGCCTTGCCCTGCTGCTGATGGCCCTGCTCTTCTTCCGCCTGTTCGGCGCCCGTCTTTTGGGCCAGGGCGAGGACAAGGGCGTGGCGCCGGGCCGCACCGACAGCTACTTCGCCCGCGCTTACGGCATCGAGGGCGACGTCTACGAGTTGACGGTGACTTCCGACAGCCCGCTGGTCGGCATGTCCGTGCTCGAAGCCGAGTCCATGCGCGGCGCGCCGCTGCTGCTGGCGCTGAAGAGCGGCAACGAGGCCCGTCTCGCGCCGCCCGCCGACGAAATGATCTGGGTTGGCAGCGTGCTCGGCGTGATGGGCCCGCGCGAGCAGGTCGCCGACTACGCGCAGAACAACCTGCTGCGCCTGCAGGCGCGACTGCGCAACTTCGCCGATCTGTTCAACCCCAGCCGCGCCGGCATTTCTGAAGCGGTGATCCCGCCGAATTCCCAGCTGATCGGGCAGACCCTCGAAGACTTGCACCTGCGCAAGCGCCTCGGCATCAGCGTGCTGGCGATCAACCGCGGCAACGAGGTCTATCGCGAGGCGATCCGCCGCACGCCGCTGCGCGCCGGCGACCTGCTGGTGTTCCACAGCTTCTGGCGCGATCTCGGGTCGGCCGCGAGCAGCCGTGACTTCGTCGTGGTGACCGACTACCCCAAGGACGAGCAGCGCCCGCACAAGCTGTGGCACGCGCTGTTCTGCTTCGCGCTGGCGCTGACACTGGCCCTGTCCAGCGAAGTCGCGGTGCCGGTGGCGCTGATGACCGGCGTGGTCGGCATGCTGCTGCTCGGCGTGATCAACATGGACGAGGCCTATGCCTCGGTGAACTGGAAGACCGTATTCATCATGGCCTGCCTGATTCCGCTGGGCTGGGCGGTCGACAGCTCGGGCGTGGCCAACTTCGTCGCCAGCCAGACCCTGGAACACTTCGGACACTTGCCGAGCTGGGCCCTGCTTGGCGTGCTGGGCCTGATCACCACGGCGATGGCGATGGTGATCAGCAACGTCGGCGCCACCGTGATCATGGTGCCGATGGCGATCAATATCGCGATCTCGACCGGAGCGGCACCGATCCAGTTCGCCGTGGTGGTGGCGCTGTCGGCCTCGAACAACTTTCTGACCGGCTCGAACCCGGTGCTGGCCATGGTCAGCGGCGCCGCCGGCTATCGCGTCCGCGACCTGCTCAAGGTCGGCCTGCCGCTGTCCCTGCTCTATCTCGGCCTGGTGCTGGGCATGAGCTATCTGGTGTTCTGA
- a CDS encoding thiazole synthase yields the protein MDSAAQPAADRLKIGTRSFSSRLLTGTGKFRDFDETRRASEAAGAEIVTVAIRRTNLGQNAGEPNLLDYLAPERYTLLPNTAGCYSADDAVRTCRLARELLDGHNLVKLEVLGDEKTLYPDVVQTLRAAEVLVRDGFEVMVYTSDDPIVARELEKVGCVAVMPLAAPIGSGLGIQNRYTLLEIIESLSVPVIVDAGVGTASDAAIAMELGCDGVLMNTAIASAKHPVLMASAMRKAVEAGREAFLAGRIPRKRYASASSPVDGLFF from the coding sequence AAGATCGGCACCCGCAGTTTTTCTTCCCGCCTGCTCACAGGCACCGGCAAGTTCCGAGACTTCGACGAGACCCGCCGCGCCAGCGAGGCGGCCGGCGCAGAGATTGTCACCGTCGCGATTCGCCGCACAAATCTCGGGCAGAACGCCGGCGAGCCGAATCTTCTCGACTACCTGGCGCCGGAGCGCTACACCTTGCTGCCGAACACCGCGGGCTGCTACAGCGCCGACGATGCGGTGCGCACCTGCAGGCTCGCGCGCGAACTGCTGGATGGCCACAACCTGGTCAAGCTCGAGGTGCTGGGCGATGAGAAGACCCTCTACCCCGACGTCGTGCAAACACTCCGCGCCGCGGAAGTTCTGGTGCGCGATGGCTTCGAAGTGATGGTCTACACCAGCGACGACCCGATCGTGGCCCGCGAACTGGAGAAGGTCGGCTGCGTCGCAGTGATGCCCCTGGCCGCGCCGATCGGCTCGGGGCTGGGCATCCAGAACCGCTACACCTTGCTGGAAATCATCGAGAGCCTGTCGGTGCCAGTGATCGTCGATGCCGGCGTGGGTACGGCGTCAGACGCCGCCATCGCGATGGAACTCGGCTGTGACGGCGTGCTGATGAACACTGCAATCGCCAGCGCCAAGCACCCGGTGCTGATGGCCAGCGCGATGCGCAAGGCCGTCGAAGCCGGTCGCGAGGCGTTTCTGGCCGGGCGAATTCCGCGCAAGCGCTACGCCAGCGCCTCTTCGCCGGTCGATGGGCTGTTCTTCTGA
- a CDS encoding ATP-binding cassette domain-containing protein, giving the protein MSAPLLRVEALGKSWPVDASPRARASALLRALLGRPIARTPVLREISFEIRPGESLGIIGENGAGKSTLLKLIAGVLTPSEGRVQLNASVGALLELGAGFEMERTGRENIGIAAGLMGWSRREIESRTPEIEAFADIGRYLDEPVKHYSSGMVVRLGFAIIATVRPQLLITDEVLAVGDESFQRKCIRWIEDYLEHGGTLLLVSHSTYHIQKLCKHALWLREGRVQAYGDVFDVTQDYLAYHERKIAAERGPELDAGYVGNEYRLVRVAINETEDESARLLAEGELLRVDAELHSPDGRSPQFSFGVIRADGTALYGQVAEIEGVRGEPIGGRRTRYALEIDPSALLPGSYVLRLHAMDPEGLRVFDTVERAFTLRGASRELGCLRLPHRWLHAGATR; this is encoded by the coding sequence GTGAGCGCGCCGCTGCTGCGCGTAGAGGCCTTAGGCAAAAGCTGGCCCGTCGATGCCAGCCCGCGTGCGCGCGCTTCCGCTCTGCTGCGCGCGCTGCTCGGACGCCCCATCGCGCGCACGCCGGTGCTTCGCGAGATCAGCTTCGAAATCCGGCCCGGCGAGTCGCTGGGCATCATTGGAGAGAACGGTGCCGGCAAATCGACCCTGCTGAAGCTCATTGCGGGCGTGCTCACGCCCAGCGAGGGCAGGGTGCAACTCAATGCAAGCGTCGGCGCTCTGCTGGAATTGGGGGCCGGGTTCGAAATGGAGCGCACGGGCCGCGAGAACATCGGTATCGCCGCCGGCCTGATGGGCTGGTCACGCCGCGAGATCGAGTCGCGCACGCCGGAGATCGAAGCCTTCGCCGACATCGGTCGCTACCTCGACGAGCCGGTCAAGCACTACTCCTCGGGCATGGTGGTGCGGCTCGGCTTCGCCATCATCGCCACGGTGCGGCCGCAGCTGCTGATCACGGACGAGGTGCTGGCCGTGGGCGACGAGAGCTTCCAACGCAAATGCATCCGCTGGATCGAGGATTACCTCGAGCACGGCGGCACCCTGCTGCTGGTCTCGCATTCGACCTACCACATCCAGAAGCTCTGCAAGCATGCGCTGTGGCTGCGCGAGGGCAGGGTGCAGGCCTACGGCGATGTGTTTGACGTGACCCAGGATTACTTGGCCTACCACGAGCGCAAGATCGCTGCCGAACGCGGGCCGGAGCTCGATGCCGGCTACGTAGGCAACGAGTACCGGCTGGTGCGCGTCGCCATCAACGAGACCGAGGACGAAAGCGCCCGCCTGCTCGCCGAGGGCGAGCTGCTGCGGGTCGATGCCGAGCTGCACAGCCCCGATGGCCGCAGCCCGCAGTTCAGCTTCGGCGTGATCCGCGCGGACGGCACTGCGCTGTACGGCCAGGTCGCCGAGATTGAGGGCGTGCGCGGCGAGCCGATCGGAGGACGTCGAACGCGTTATGCGCTGGAGATCGATCCCTCCGCCCTGCTGCCCGGCAGCTACGTACTGCGGCTGCATGCGATGGACCCGGAGGGCCTGCGCGTGTTCGATACCGTGGAGCGAGCCTTCACCCTGCGTGGCGCCAGTCGAGAACTCGGCTGCCTGCGCCTGCCACACCGCTGGCTGCATGCGGGCGCCACGCGATGA
- a CDS encoding glycosyltransferase family 2 protein: MSERSMQVIVPVYRALPALQRLVAGLRRTLDSGERVLFCDDASPEAEVSAYLQSLPGTLPFETRVVRRERNLGFVGNVNAAFAETGEDDVVLLNSDTVPSAGWLDRLRVCFAADRRIATATPWSNNAEICSLPHLCRPGPLPDDPDRWARACIDACAGEYVDLPTGVGFCMAIRRACLDRIGAFDAETFGRGYGEENDFCLRAEGHGWRNVLCADAFVAHEGGASFSLEGLAPGGGNLARLLNRYPDYNRRVAEFIMADPIKPLRLRVVERYAALAAGQPDATGLQGQLFQ, translated from the coding sequence ATGAGCGAGCGTTCCATGCAGGTGATCGTGCCGGTGTATCGGGCCCTGCCGGCGCTGCAGCGTCTGGTTGCCGGCCTGCGCCGCACGCTGGACTCGGGCGAGCGCGTGCTGTTCTGCGACGATGCTTCGCCCGAGGCAGAAGTCTCCGCGTACCTGCAGAGTCTGCCTGGCACGCTGCCTTTCGAGACGCGCGTGGTGCGGCGGGAGCGCAACCTCGGCTTCGTCGGTAACGTCAACGCTGCCTTCGCCGAAACCGGCGAGGACGATGTGGTGCTGCTCAACAGCGACACGGTGCCCAGCGCGGGCTGGCTGGACCGCCTGCGCGTCTGCTTCGCGGCGGATCGGCGCATCGCCACCGCAACGCCCTGGTCCAACAACGCCGAAATCTGTTCGCTGCCGCATCTGTGTCGGCCCGGCCCGCTGCCGGACGACCCCGACCGCTGGGCCCGCGCCTGCATCGATGCCTGTGCTGGCGAGTATGTCGACCTGCCCACCGGCGTTGGCTTCTGCATGGCGATCCGCCGTGCTTGCCTGGATCGCATCGGTGCCTTCGATGCAGAGACCTTCGGTCGCGGCTACGGCGAGGAAAACGATTTCTGCCTGCGTGCCGAAGGCCACGGCTGGCGCAACGTGCTCTGCGCCGACGCCTTCGTCGCGCATGAAGGGGGCGCCTCCTTCAGCCTGGAGGGGCTGGCGCCCGGCGGCGGCAACCTGGCCCGCTTGCTGAACCGCTACCCCGACTACAACCGCCGCGTCGCCGAGTTCATCATGGCGGACCCGATCAAGCCCCTGCGCCTGCGCGTGGTCGAGCGCTATGCCGCGCTGGCCGCCGGTCAGCCCGATGCCACGGGCCTGCAGGGTCAGCTGTTTCAATAA
- a CDS encoding class I SAM-dependent methyltransferase, with product MSESTPALEFTGERFTPECVREIWYEHYHRYAFAQPIARGRRVLDAACGEGYGSALVASAAASVLGLDVSGQAIAHARARYAQPKLRFDQADVTALDHLPAASFDLILSFETLEHLHAQETMLQGFRRLLAPGGLLLVSTPDKRNYTDIPQFHNEHHVRELYREQFESLLAGIFPHRRLFAQKLLFQSALWALEVDEGRPAAATLSREGSLSEGLAYPPLYYIAACAMEPLPVLPAVHLFGDAEESVYAHYNHEIRKNMAAGHRILELEAELAAARAELAALRG from the coding sequence ATGAGCGAATCGACGCCGGCGCTGGAATTCACCGGCGAACGCTTCACGCCGGAGTGCGTGCGCGAGATCTGGTACGAGCACTACCACCGCTACGCGTTCGCGCAGCCGATAGCGCGCGGCAGGCGCGTGCTGGATGCCGCCTGCGGCGAGGGCTATGGCTCGGCCCTGGTCGCGAGCGCTGCCGCGTCCGTGCTTGGCCTCGACGTTTCCGGGCAGGCCATCGCCCACGCGCGCGCGCGCTACGCGCAGCCCAAGCTGCGCTTCGACCAGGCCGACGTCACCGCGCTGGATCACCTGCCCGCCGCTAGTTTCGATCTGATCCTGAGCTTCGAGACGCTTGAGCACCTGCACGCGCAGGAGACCATGCTGCAGGGCTTCCGCCGCCTGCTGGCGCCCGGGGGCCTGCTGCTGGTGTCGACGCCTGACAAGCGCAACTACACGGACATCCCGCAGTTCCACAACGAACACCACGTGCGCGAGCTCTACCGCGAGCAGTTCGAGAGTCTGCTGGCCGGGATCTTCCCGCATCGGCGGCTGTTTGCGCAGAAGCTGCTGTTCCAGTCAGCGCTGTGGGCGCTGGAGGTGGACGAGGGTAGACCCGCCGCGGCCACCTTGAGCCGCGAGGGCAGCCTAAGCGAAGGCCTCGCCTACCCGCCGCTGTACTACATCGCCGCCTGCGCGATGGAGCCGCTGCCGGTACTGCCTGCCGTGCATCTCTTCGGCGATGCGGAAGAGAGTGTCTATGCCCACTACAACCATGAGATCCGCAAGAACATGGCGGCGGGGCATCGCATCCTCGAACTCGAGGCTGAACTCGCGGCGGCGCGCGCTGAACTTGCCGCGCTGCGCGGCTGA
- a CDS encoding peptidylprolyl isomerase — translation MLMHHAPRSFIFAAILCLSGAINAQPMAPKDPKAVIVAERDGVSVSLHEVDAQVMALPSALRARYLDDPERLEEVVQGLLVNKQLALQALARDVESDPFLETQLQSAREEWLARRARNFHEDDVLASMPDFEQLAEEIYKTHPHRFRRPVTLQLSHILVRIGGRGEQAAQERIEAARAALLAGELEFKDIYLEYSDEAADPLNVGGGVLTDVVPGLTEKPFEDAVFKLTEVGQVSEIIRTQYGFHVAKLMKRVEPSVKTWEEVKTTLIEEQRQRYLTERRGRQLAELQKAPIKADPVVVAQLRSRYARAAEGILPPALDGSEAPDELPENSKQEP, via the coding sequence ATGCTTATGCACCACGCGCCACGTTCCTTCATCTTCGCTGCAATCCTCTGTCTGTCGGGCGCGATAAACGCCCAACCGATGGCCCCCAAGGACCCAAAAGCCGTCATCGTCGCCGAGCGCGACGGCGTGAGCGTTTCGCTCCACGAGGTAGATGCGCAGGTGATGGCGCTGCCAAGCGCGCTGCGCGCCCGCTATCTGGACGATCCCGAGCGCCTTGAAGAGGTCGTACAAGGTCTTCTGGTCAACAAGCAGCTCGCCCTGCAGGCGCTGGCCCGGGATGTTGAATCTGACCCCTTCCTTGAAACGCAACTGCAGTCGGCCCGCGAAGAGTGGCTGGCGCGCCGTGCGAGAAACTTCCACGAGGACGATGTGCTGGCGAGCATGCCCGACTTCGAACAGCTCGCAGAAGAGATCTACAAGACCCACCCGCATCGGTTCAGACGACCCGTTACGCTGCAGCTGAGCCATATCCTTGTCCGTATTGGCGGTCGAGGCGAGCAGGCTGCACAAGAGCGAATCGAAGCCGCTCGGGCGGCCCTACTCGCGGGAGAGCTTGAGTTCAAGGACATCTACCTCGAGTACAGCGACGAGGCGGCGGACCCGCTCAACGTTGGCGGCGGCGTGCTTACAGATGTCGTTCCCGGCTTGACTGAAAAGCCGTTCGAAGATGCGGTGTTCAAGCTCACAGAAGTCGGCCAAGTGTCCGAGATCATCCGCACGCAGTACGGCTTCCACGTCGCCAAGCTCATGAAGCGGGTGGAGCCGAGCGTAAAGACCTGGGAAGAGGTCAAGACGACACTGATCGAAGAGCAACGTCAGCGCTATCTGACTGAGCGCCGCGGCCGTCAGCTCGCAGAGCTTCAGAAGGCTCCGATCAAGGCCGACCCCGTTGTCGTGGCGCAGCTCCGTTCGCGCTACGCCCGCGCTGCCGAAGGCATCCTGCCGCCTGCGCTCGACGGCAGCGAGGCGCCCGACGAACTCCCTGAGAACTCGAAGCAAGAGCCCTGA
- a CDS encoding DUF971 domain-containing protein translates to MSNTPAPTDIVLHQRSRILEVAFADGARFHLPCEYLRVESPSAEVQGHGPGQKVLVAGKREVGIRAIEPVGHYGVLLRFDDGHDTGIFSWSTLHELGSTQEQRFAAYLDALAKAGLSRERS, encoded by the coding sequence ATGAGCAACACGCCCGCGCCCACCGACATCGTGCTGCACCAGCGCTCGCGCATCCTCGAAGTCGCCTTCGCGGACGGTGCGCGCTTCCATCTACCCTGCGAGTACCTGCGGGTGGAATCGCCCTCGGCCGAAGTGCAGGGTCACGGGCCGGGCCAGAAGGTGCTGGTGGCGGGCAAGCGCGAGGTCGGCATCCGCGCGATTGAGCCGGTGGGCCACTACGGCGTGCTGCTGCGCTTCGATGACGGTCACGACACCGGCATCTTCAGCTGGTCCACCCTGCACGAGCTGGGAAGCACGCAGGAGCAGCGTTTTGCTGCCTACCTCGATGCCCTGGCCAAGGCCGGGCTGTCGCGCGAGCGCAGCTGA
- the trmB gene encoding tRNA (guanosine(46)-N7)-methyltransferase TrmB — protein MTEAEPKPPRALPEAATRVLRSFVQRAGRLTPAQQRALDALWPKYGLEIAQGPLHAPARFGRTAPLVLEIGFGNGEALIHGALHSPERDFIGIEVHKPGVGRVLNAIESNALSNVLLYAEDAVEVLKQCIGEGALDEVRIYFPDPWHKKRHVKRRLIQPGFVELLSSRIAPGGLLHLATDWQPYAEQMWEVMDAASTFRNTEGPGGHVPRPDWRPETHFERRGLRLGHGVWDLLYRRV, from the coding sequence ATGACCGAAGCTGAGCCCAAACCTCCCCGCGCGCTGCCGGAAGCCGCGACGCGCGTGCTGCGCAGCTTTGTGCAGCGTGCAGGTCGACTCACGCCAGCGCAGCAGCGCGCGCTCGATGCTCTGTGGCCGAAGTACGGGCTTGAGATCGCCCAGGGTCCCTTGCATGCCCCGGCGCGCTTCGGCCGCACGGCGCCTCTGGTGCTGGAGATCGGCTTCGGCAACGGCGAGGCTCTGATCCACGGCGCTCTGCATTCGCCCGAGCGCGATTTCATCGGCATCGAGGTGCACAAGCCCGGCGTGGGCCGCGTGCTCAATGCGATCGAGTCGAACGCGCTGTCCAACGTTCTCCTCTACGCGGAAGACGCCGTCGAAGTGCTGAAGCAGTGCATCGGCGAAGGCGCGCTCGACGAAGTGCGGATCTACTTTCCCGACCCCTGGCACAAGAAGCGCCACGTCAAGCGGCGGCTGATCCAGCCCGGCTTCGTCGAACTATTGAGCAGCCGCATCGCCCCAGGCGGGCTGCTGCATCTCGCGACCGACTGGCAGCCCTATGCCGAGCAGATGTGGGAGGTGATGGACGCCGCCAGCACGTTCCGCAACACCGAAGGCCCCGGCGGCCATGTGCCGCGCCCGGACTGGCGCCCCGAGACCCATTTCGAGCGCCGCGGCCTGCGCTTGGGCCACGGGGTCTGGGATCTGCTTTACCGCCGGGTCTAG
- a CDS encoding ABC transporter permease: MSESLRTAPRSTALLALFVRQEMRQRFAGNLLGVAWAVLAPLLQLAVFNLVFVHILKARVPGLEGGAYLVFLALGFWPWFAFSEAVTRGCTAITDHSGLAGKVAVPRSVPVLAAVSTAFLLHGLGYLLVLLALALFGPALNWSQLPIALLYWLPLAVMAAGLALTLAAVQVFIRDLAQTIGLLITLWFFLTPIIYAPETVPGGLAKWLAFNPVTGVVDAQRALLPGLSALPGSVTATWLGAVLVPILGVLVFKRLRPHLEEFE; the protein is encoded by the coding sequence GTGAGCGAGTCGCTACGAACCGCGCCGCGGAGCACGGCACTGCTGGCCCTGTTCGTTCGCCAGGAGATGCGCCAGCGCTTCGCGGGCAACCTGCTCGGCGTCGCTTGGGCCGTTCTCGCTCCCCTGTTGCAACTTGCGGTTTTCAATCTTGTCTTCGTGCACATCCTCAAGGCCCGCGTGCCCGGTCTTGAGGGCGGCGCCTACCTCGTCTTCCTCGCGCTAGGATTCTGGCCCTGGTTCGCGTTCTCGGAAGCGGTCACGCGCGGCTGCACGGCAATCACTGACCACAGCGGCTTGGCAGGCAAGGTTGCGGTGCCTCGATCCGTTCCCGTGCTTGCAGCGGTCAGCACCGCCTTCTTGCTGCACGGTCTAGGCTATCTGCTGGTGTTGCTGGCGCTCGCGCTGTTCGGTCCGGCGTTGAATTGGAGCCAGCTGCCGATTGCACTCCTCTACTGGTTGCCGCTAGCTGTCATGGCGGCTGGACTGGCGCTTACGCTGGCGGCTGTGCAGGTGTTCATCCGCGATCTCGCGCAGACCATCGGGTTGCTCATCACCCTCTGGTTCTTCCTGACGCCAATCATCTATGCGCCCGAGACGGTCCCCGGAGGCCTTGCGAAGTGGCTCGCGTTCAATCCCGTCACGGGTGTCGTGGACGCCCAGCGCGCGCTGCTGCCAGGCCTGAGCGCTCTACCAGGAAGTGTCACGGCCACCTGGCTGGGCGCCGTACTGGTGCCCATCCTGGGTGTCCTGGTGTTCAAGCGCCTGCGCCCGCACCTGGAAGAATTCGAGTGA